A stretch of the Mycobacterium sp. ITM-2016-00317 genome encodes the following:
- a CDS encoding tyrosine-type recombinase/integrase: MKVGRIQKLTPHDLRHTAASLAASAGAKVLALQRMLGHKPAKVTLDTYAHLFDTDRFGCSRGHSSFAYSVAMWPMCGHHRT, from the coding sequence CTGAAGGTCGGGAGGATCCAGAAGCTCACTCCGCACGATCTGCGACACACGGCAGCGAGCCTCGCTGCGTCAGCGGGCGCCAAGGTTCTGGCGCTGCAACGGATGCTCGGACATAAGCCCGCGAAGGTCACTCTCGACACCTACGCACACCTCTTCGACACCGACCGATTTGGATGCAGCCGCGGTCACTCTTCATTCGCCTATTCAGTCGCGATGTGGCCAATGTGTGGCCACCACAGGACCTGA
- a CDS encoding putative glycolipid-binding domain-containing protein gives MSEADRSEAKSRAGEEQGGSWPAILTWRAHDVPRMESVRVQLSGDRIKAYGRIVAAATSDHPAFSASYDLVTDENGATKRLSLTVTLAERERQLSIARDEENMWLVQERSGQTRRSHYDGALDVDVIFSPFFNTLPIRRTGVYRDGGSVTVPVAYVRVPDLSVDVATISYTAGDGGIKLQSPVAKTTVTVDSDGFILDYPGLAERI, from the coding sequence ATGAGTGAAGCCGATCGCTCGGAGGCGAAGTCCCGTGCAGGTGAGGAGCAGGGTGGTTCCTGGCCTGCGATCCTGACCTGGCGTGCGCACGACGTGCCGCGGATGGAATCGGTGCGCGTGCAACTCTCGGGTGACCGCATCAAGGCCTACGGCCGGATCGTGGCGGCCGCCACCTCCGACCATCCCGCTTTCAGCGCGTCCTACGATCTCGTCACCGACGAGAACGGGGCCACCAAGAGGCTGTCGCTGACCGTCACGCTGGCCGAACGGGAGCGGCAGCTCTCGATCGCGCGCGACGAGGAGAACATGTGGCTGGTCCAGGAGCGCTCCGGTCAGACCCGCAGGTCGCATTACGACGGGGCACTGGACGTCGACGTGATCTTCAGCCCGTTCTTCAACACGCTGCCGATCCGGCGCACCGGGGTGTACCGGGACGGCGGGTCGGTCACCGTGCCGGTGGCCTACGTGCGGGTGCCCGACCTGTCGGTGGACGTCGCGACGATCAGCTACACCGCAGGCGACGGCGGGATCAAGCTGCAGTCACCGGTGGCGAAGACCACCGTCACCGTCGACTCGGACGGCTTCATCCTCGACTATCCCGGGTTGGCAGAGCGGATCTGA
- a CDS encoding nucleoside deaminase has translation MTDEELIRAALDAARLAGPRDVPIGAVVMAADGTELARAANARETLGDPTAHAEILALRDAARALGDGWRLEGATLAVTVEPCTMCAGALVMARVARVVFGAWEPKTGAVGSLWDVVRDRRLTHRPQVRGGVLETECAAPLEQFFARQR, from the coding sequence GTGACCGACGAGGAACTGATCCGCGCTGCGCTCGACGCCGCCCGGCTGGCGGGCCCGCGGGACGTACCGATCGGCGCGGTCGTCATGGCCGCGGACGGCACCGAACTGGCGCGCGCGGCCAACGCGCGCGAAACACTCGGTGATCCGACCGCGCACGCCGAGATCCTGGCGCTGCGGGATGCGGCGCGTGCGCTGGGCGACGGCTGGCGGCTGGAAGGCGCCACGCTGGCGGTGACGGTCGAGCCGTGCACGATGTGCGCGGGCGCTCTGGTGATGGCCCGGGTCGCGCGGGTGGTGTTCGGGGCGTGGGAACCCAAGACCGGCGCCGTCGGCTCGCTGTGGGATGTGGTGCGTGACCGGCGGCTGACGCACCGGCCCCAGGTGCGCGGCGGCGTGCTGGAGACCGAGTGCGCGGCGCCGCTGGAGCAGTTCTTCGCCCGCCAGCGCTGA
- a CDS encoding ATP-binding cassette domain-containing protein, with amino-acid sequence MITFEHVTKEYPDGTVAVDDLTLDVPEGTLAVFVGPSGCGKTTSMRMINRMIEPASGTLTVDGRDVTEADPVKLRLGIGYVIQSAGLMPHLRVVDNVATVPVLRGESRRSARKSAIEVMERVGLDPKLADRYPAQLSGGQQQRVGVARALAADPPILLMDEPFSAVDPVVREDLQAEILRLQSELRKTIVFVTHDIDEAIKLGEKVAVFGRGGVLQQYDAPARLLSNPANDDVAGFVGADRGYRALQFFHATGLPLHDVHHVGEPEIDALALRPGEWVLVTRPDGTPYAWIDAEGVELHRKGSSLYDSTTAGGSLFRPDGTLRLALDAALSSPSGLGVAVDANGQVIGGVKADDVLAALDEQRAARQG; translated from the coding sequence GTGATCACCTTCGAGCACGTCACCAAGGAGTACCCGGATGGCACCGTCGCGGTCGACGACCTGACCCTGGACGTCCCCGAGGGCACACTGGCGGTGTTCGTGGGTCCGTCGGGCTGCGGCAAGACCACCTCGATGCGGATGATCAACCGGATGATCGAACCGGCCTCGGGCACACTGACCGTCGACGGCAGAGATGTCACCGAGGCCGACCCGGTGAAGCTGCGACTCGGCATCGGGTACGTGATCCAGAGCGCGGGACTGATGCCCCATCTGCGCGTGGTCGACAACGTCGCCACGGTGCCGGTGCTGCGCGGTGAATCCCGGCGCAGTGCACGAAAATCGGCGATCGAGGTGATGGAGCGGGTCGGCCTGGACCCGAAGCTGGCCGACCGCTACCCGGCGCAGCTCTCCGGCGGACAGCAGCAGCGGGTCGGGGTGGCCCGGGCCCTGGCCGCGGATCCCCCGATCCTGTTGATGGACGAGCCGTTCAGCGCGGTGGATCCGGTGGTCCGGGAGGATCTGCAGGCCGAGATCCTGCGGCTGCAAAGCGAATTGCGCAAGACGATCGTGTTCGTCACCCATGACATCGACGAGGCGATCAAGCTGGGCGAGAAGGTCGCGGTGTTCGGCCGCGGCGGAGTGCTGCAGCAGTACGACGCGCCCGCTCGGCTGTTGTCCAATCCGGCCAACGACGACGTCGCCGGGTTCGTCGGCGCCGACCGTGGCTACCGCGCTTTGCAGTTCTTCCACGCCACCGGGCTTCCGCTGCACGACGTCCACCATGTCGGCGAACCCGAGATCGACGCTCTGGCACTGAGACCGGGGGAGTGGGTGCTGGTGACCCGCCCCGACGGCACCCCGTATGCGTGGATCGACGCCGAAGGTGTCGAACTGCACCGCAAGGGCAGCTCGCTGTACGACAGCACGACCGCGGGCGGTTCGCTGTTCCGGCCCGACGGCACGCTGCGGCTGGCACTGGACGCGGCGCTGTCCTCCCCGTCCGGGCTCGGGGTGGCCGTCGACGCCAACGGTCAGGTGATCGGCGGCGTGAAGGCCGACGACGTGCTGGCCGCGCTGGACGAGCAGCGCGCCGCCAGGCAGGGGTAG
- a CDS encoding zinc-dependent dehydrogenase, whose amino-acid sequence MKALRFYAPEDVRLEDVPEPTCAPDEVKLRVRNCSTCGTDVKIFYNGHQNLTPPRTIGHEIAGEIVEVGADVNSTYGSNWQPGDRVQVIAAVPCGECHECRKGWMAVCQNQTSMGYQYDGGFAEFMIVPRQVLKVDGLNRIPDNVGYDEASAAEPFACAINAQELLGIEEGDTVVVFGAGPIGCMHIRIARGVHKCGPVYLVDVNAARLQMSADAVSPDETINGAEVDVVERVMELTAGRGADVVITATAANVAQEQAIAMAARNGRISFFGGLPKNNPTITCDSNVVHYRQLHIHGANGSAPEHNKRALEYISTGQVPVKDLITRHIPLDDVLDAFQVVKNGEAIKVTVEPAPAELPAGV is encoded by the coding sequence ATGAAGGCTCTGCGCTTCTACGCCCCCGAAGACGTCCGGCTCGAAGACGTCCCGGAACCGACCTGCGCGCCCGACGAGGTGAAGCTGCGCGTCCGCAACTGCTCGACCTGCGGCACCGACGTCAAGATCTTCTACAACGGCCATCAGAACCTGACCCCGCCGCGCACCATCGGCCACGAGATCGCCGGCGAGATCGTCGAGGTCGGCGCCGACGTCAACTCCACCTACGGCAGCAACTGGCAGCCGGGTGACCGCGTCCAGGTGATCGCCGCGGTGCCCTGCGGCGAGTGTCACGAGTGCCGCAAGGGCTGGATGGCGGTGTGCCAGAACCAGACCTCGATGGGCTACCAGTACGACGGCGGCTTCGCCGAGTTCATGATCGTGCCGCGGCAGGTGCTCAAAGTCGACGGACTGAACCGGATTCCGGACAACGTCGGCTACGACGAGGCCTCGGCCGCCGAGCCGTTCGCCTGCGCGATCAACGCGCAGGAACTGCTCGGCATCGAAGAGGGTGACACGGTGGTGGTGTTCGGCGCCGGCCCGATCGGCTGCATGCACATCCGCATCGCCCGCGGCGTGCACAAGTGCGGACCGGTGTACCTGGTGGACGTCAACGCCGCCCGGCTGCAGATGTCGGCCGACGCGGTGTCCCCCGACGAAACCATCAACGGCGCCGAGGTCGACGTGGTGGAACGGGTCATGGAACTGACCGCGGGCCGGGGCGCCGACGTGGTGATCACCGCGACGGCGGCCAACGTCGCCCAGGAGCAGGCGATCGCGATGGCCGCGCGCAACGGGCGGATCTCGTTCTTCGGCGGCCTGCCCAAGAACAACCCGACGATCACCTGCGACTCCAACGTCGTGCACTACCGCCAGTTGCACATCCACGGCGCCAACGGCTCGGCCCCCGAACACAACAAGCGGGCGCTCGAATACATCTCCACCGGGCAGGTGCCGGTCAAGGACCTGATCACGCGGCACATCCCGCTCGACGACGTGCTCGACGCGTTCCAGGTCGTCAAGAACGGCGAGGCGATCAAGGTGACGGTGGAACCGGCCCCGGCCGAACTGCCCGCCGGGGTCTGA
- a CDS encoding tRNA adenosine deaminase-associated protein, translated as MGAQSAQKQERATDVPDGFAVAVVREDGKWRCTPLRPTALTSLTAAETELRELRSAGAVFGILDIDDEFFVIVRPAPSGTRLLLSDATAALDYDIAAEVLEKLDAEIDDDELERCDPFEEGDLGVLSDIGLPEAVLGVILDESDDLYADEQVGRIAREMGFADELSALLDRLDR; from the coding sequence ATGGGAGCGCAGAGTGCACAGAAGCAGGAGCGGGCGACCGACGTCCCGGACGGCTTCGCTGTGGCCGTCGTCCGGGAGGACGGCAAGTGGCGGTGCACGCCGCTGCGGCCCACCGCGCTGACCAGCCTGACCGCCGCCGAGACCGAGCTGCGTGAACTACGCAGCGCCGGAGCTGTTTTCGGGATCCTCGACATCGACGACGAGTTCTTCGTGATCGTGCGGCCCGCTCCGTCGGGCACCCGCCTGCTGCTCTCGGACGCCACGGCGGCGCTGGACTACGACATCGCGGCCGAGGTGCTGGAGAAGCTCGACGCCGAGATCGACGACGACGAACTCGAACGCTGTGACCCGTTCGAGGAGGGTGACCTCGGGGTGCTGTCGGACATCGGGCTGCCCGAGGCGGTGCTGGGCGTGATCCTCGACGAGAGCGACGACCTGTACGCCGACGAGCAGGTGGGCCGGATCGCCCGGGAGATGGGGTTCGCCGACGAACTGTCGGCGTTGCTGGACCGTCTGGACAGGTGA
- a CDS encoding Fic family protein — MSAWKPNKPYNDLPPPPGIDTLETRLVLKAAIGANTALAHLDQAVVSIPNPTVLINSIPILEAQASSEIENIVTTTDDLFRHLDDESHADPATRETLRYRTALRVGFEHTVERGLTTTTASAVCSIIKGREMKVRALPGTRIAKPGSGEVIYSPPEGRDVIEAKLNDWERFVHAEDGLDPLIKMAVAHYQFEAIHPFTDGNGRTGRIVNVLMLVEAGLLRLPVLYLSRYIIDTKNDYYRLLLAVTADHAWEEWATYILTGIEVTSRYTLRKIAAIRDLQNDFFQRARAVSKGGADAEFQSVLFEQPYCRINTVVDRCGVSRPTATAWLNSLAEHGLLQSTKIGRDRLYVNREFLQLLVRQEPLI; from the coding sequence GTGAGCGCCTGGAAGCCCAACAAGCCGTACAACGACCTTCCTCCCCCTCCTGGCATCGACACCCTCGAAACCAGACTGGTTCTCAAGGCGGCCATCGGTGCCAATACCGCTCTCGCCCACCTAGACCAGGCTGTCGTATCGATTCCGAACCCAACCGTCTTAATTAACTCGATACCGATCTTGGAAGCGCAGGCCAGCTCGGAGATCGAGAACATTGTCACGACGACCGATGACCTGTTTCGGCATCTAGACGACGAGTCACATGCCGACCCGGCTACCCGCGAAACACTCAGATACCGCACAGCCCTTCGAGTCGGCTTCGAGCACACGGTCGAACGGGGCCTCACCACGACCACCGCGTCCGCCGTCTGCAGCATCATCAAGGGCCGGGAGATGAAGGTCCGCGCCCTGCCTGGCACACGGATCGCAAAGCCCGGAAGCGGCGAGGTGATCTACAGCCCACCAGAGGGACGCGACGTCATCGAGGCAAAATTGAACGACTGGGAACGCTTCGTCCACGCGGAAGATGGGCTGGACCCGCTCATCAAAATGGCTGTGGCGCACTACCAATTTGAGGCGATCCATCCGTTCACGGACGGCAATGGGCGCACCGGGCGCATCGTCAATGTGCTCATGCTCGTGGAGGCCGGACTTCTTCGTCTACCCGTCCTCTACCTGTCCCGGTACATCATCGACACGAAGAATGACTACTACCGCCTGCTGCTCGCCGTGACGGCTGACCACGCCTGGGAAGAGTGGGCGACGTACATACTCACCGGAATAGAGGTGACCTCGAGATACACGTTGCGCAAGATCGCGGCTATTCGCGACCTGCAGAACGACTTCTTCCAGCGTGCCCGTGCAGTCTCCAAAGGTGGCGCCGACGCCGAGTTTCAGTCAGTGCTTTTCGAGCAGCCGTACTGCCGCATCAACACAGTGGTGGATCGATGCGGAGTCTCGCGCCCCACAGCAACGGCGTGGCTCAACTCGCTCGCGGAACACGGGCTCCTCCAGTCGACCAAGATCGGACGGGACCGGCTATACGTCAATCGAGAGTTTCTGCAGCTTCTAGTTCGGCAGGAACCACTGATTTAG
- a CDS encoding ABC transporter permease → MRYLFTHLDDLWTLTLIHLRLSLIPIVLGLLIAVPLGALVQRTTVFRRLTTVTASIIFTVPSLALFVVLPLVIPTRILDEANVIVALTLYTVALLVRAVPEALDAVSPAVLDAATAVGYRPLTRMLKIELPLALPVLIASLRVVAVTNISMVAVGSVIGIGGLGTWFTEGYQANKSDQIIAGIIAIFVLAIVIDTLIMLAGKALTPWTRVQRPACAQAGAAA, encoded by the coding sequence ATGCGCTACCTGTTCACCCACCTCGACGATCTGTGGACGCTGACGCTGATCCATCTGCGGCTGTCGCTGATCCCGATCGTGCTGGGACTGTTGATCGCGGTGCCGCTGGGCGCACTGGTGCAGCGCACCACCGTGTTCCGCCGGCTGACCACGGTGACCGCCAGCATCATTTTCACGGTCCCGTCGCTGGCGCTGTTCGTGGTGCTGCCTCTGGTCATCCCGACCCGGATCCTCGACGAGGCCAACGTGATCGTCGCGCTGACGCTGTACACGGTGGCGTTGCTGGTGCGGGCGGTGCCGGAGGCGCTCGACGCGGTGTCGCCCGCGGTGCTCGACGCGGCGACCGCCGTCGGTTACCGGCCGCTCACCAGAATGCTGAAAATCGAGCTGCCCCTGGCGCTTCCGGTGCTGATCGCCAGTCTGCGGGTGGTGGCCGTCACCAACATCTCGATGGTCGCCGTCGGCTCGGTCATCGGGATCGGCGGGCTGGGCACCTGGTTCACCGAGGGCTACCAGGCCAACAAGAGCGACCAGATCATCGCGGGGATCATCGCGATCTTCGTACTGGCCATCGTGATCGACACGCTGATCATGCTCGCCGGCAAGGCGCTCACCCCGTGGACGCGGGTGCAGAGGCCGGCCTGCGCCCAGGCGGGGGCGGCGGCATGA
- a CDS encoding transglutaminase family protein: MKRDVGTDLDVQITEPSTLEFQIAVAPQPGAQITESLSFVLDGNEIPLAEIREISGDHGNRIHKFDAPVGNLKVSYRATVVGQADPAPVRELDLSTYLRPSRYAEADKFFGFAATEFGSIAESVKLLAEVPSWVGARLRYVPGSSDPIDGAADTLLAGSGVCRDYAHLVIALLRAVNVPARLVSVYAPGCNPMDFHAVAEAFVDGHWRVVDATLLAPRQSLVRIATGRDAADTAWLDNHKGSINVNNMAIFATVDGDLPRDSIEQLVSIR, encoded by the coding sequence ATGAAACGCGACGTCGGTACCGATCTGGACGTCCAGATCACCGAGCCGTCCACACTGGAATTCCAGATCGCGGTCGCTCCCCAGCCCGGTGCCCAGATCACCGAATCGTTGTCGTTCGTGTTGGACGGCAACGAGATTCCGCTCGCCGAGATCCGGGAGATCTCCGGCGACCACGGCAACCGGATCCACAAGTTCGACGCCCCGGTCGGCAATCTCAAGGTCTCCTACCGCGCCACCGTGGTCGGTCAGGCGGATCCGGCGCCGGTGCGCGAACTCGACCTGTCCACCTATCTGCGGCCCAGCCGCTACGCCGAGGCCGACAAGTTCTTCGGGTTCGCGGCCACGGAATTCGGCAGTATCGCCGAGTCGGTGAAGCTGCTGGCCGAGGTGCCGTCCTGGGTCGGCGCGCGACTGCGGTACGTCCCGGGGTCCAGCGATCCGATCGACGGTGCCGCCGACACGCTGTTGGCCGGGTCCGGGGTGTGCCGCGACTACGCGCACCTGGTCATCGCGCTGCTGCGGGCGGTGAACGTGCCCGCGAGGCTCGTGTCGGTGTACGCGCCGGGCTGCAACCCGATGGATTTCCACGCCGTCGCCGAGGCGTTCGTCGACGGTCACTGGCGCGTCGTGGACGCCACCCTCCTGGCGCCCCGTCAGTCGCTCGTGCGCATCGCGACCGGGCGCGACGCGGCCGACACCGCCTGGCTGGACAACCACAAGGGATCGATCAACGTCAACAACATGGCGATCTTCGCCACCGTCGACGGGGACCTGCCGCGCGACTCGATCGAGCAGCTGGTCTCGATCCGGTGA
- a CDS encoding prephenate dehydrogenase gives MCQPRNVTKTPVCVIGLGLIGGSLMRAAKAAGREVFGYNRSVEGVEAARSDGFDVSTDLPATLNRAAELGALVVLAVPMPALPLMLRYVRENAPQCPLTDVTSVKGAVHAEVEKAGLLTRFVGGHPMTGTAQSGWAAGDAGLFVDAPWVLSVDDHVDPQVWATVMHLALDCGSFVVPARSEEHDAAAATISHLPHLLAEALASTAGEVPLAFALAAGSFRDGTRVAATAPDLVRAMCEANSAQLLPVLDRALRQLVDARNQLAQHQPVSELVETGHAARIRYENFDRPEIVATVVGGENWRDELAAAGRAGWVIRSALPTRDSRG, from the coding sequence ATGTGCCAACCTAGGAACGTGACGAAGACACCGGTGTGCGTGATCGGTCTGGGGCTGATCGGCGGCTCGCTGATGCGGGCCGCGAAAGCGGCCGGACGCGAGGTGTTCGGCTACAACCGGTCCGTCGAAGGCGTCGAGGCGGCCAGGTCGGACGGATTCGACGTGAGCACCGATCTCCCCGCCACCCTGAACCGCGCCGCCGAACTCGGCGCGCTGGTCGTGCTCGCCGTGCCGATGCCCGCGCTGCCGCTGATGCTGCGCTACGTCCGGGAGAACGCCCCGCAATGTCCGCTGACCGACGTCACCAGCGTCAAGGGCGCCGTGCACGCCGAGGTGGAGAAGGCCGGACTCCTGACGCGGTTCGTCGGCGGGCACCCGATGACCGGCACCGCGCAGTCCGGCTGGGCTGCGGGCGACGCCGGCCTGTTCGTGGACGCGCCCTGGGTGCTCAGCGTCGACGACCACGTCGACCCGCAGGTGTGGGCGACGGTGATGCACCTGGCGCTGGACTGCGGCTCGTTCGTCGTGCCCGCCCGCTCCGAGGAACACGACGCCGCCGCGGCGACCATCTCGCACCTGCCCCACCTGTTGGCCGAGGCACTGGCCTCGACCGCCGGTGAGGTGCCGCTGGCGTTCGCGCTGGCCGCGGGGTCGTTCCGGGACGGCACCCGGGTTGCCGCGACCGCGCCCGACCTGGTCCGGGCGATGTGTGAGGCGAACTCCGCCCAGCTGTTACCGGTGCTCGACCGGGCGCTGCGCCAGCTCGTCGACGCCCGCAATCAGCTGGCCCAGCACCAGCCGGTCAGCGAGCTCGTCGAAACCGGCCACGCCGCCCGGATCCGCTACGAGAACTTCGACCGGCCCGAGATCGTCGCAACCGTCGTCGGCGGGGAGAACTGGCGCGACGAACTCGCCGCGGCAGGCCGAGCGGGCTGGGTGATCAGATCCGCTCTGCCAACCCGGGATAGTCGAGGATGA
- a CDS encoding ABC transporter substrate-binding protein, with product MARSRRPRCAAIAVVLTVIAVVVAACGSSNPLGGGEISGDLKSIKVGSADFTESKILAEIYAQALEANGFTISRQFGIGSRETYIPAVQDHSIDLIPEYTGNLLQYFDPDSGATTPDSVLLELLRVLPGALSILYPSPAEDKDTLAVSEATAQRWNLKSIADLAAHSAEVKVGGPSEFQTRQTGLVGLKQKYGLDIAPVNFVAISDGGGPATVKALTDGTVTAANIFSTSPAIEQNNLVVLEDPENAFLAANVVPLVASQKMSDELKTVLDAVSAKLTTEALIALNTSVEGNRGIDPDEAAAGWISDNGFDEPLGK from the coding sequence ATGGCCCGGTCCCGACGACCCAGGTGCGCCGCGATCGCGGTCGTCCTCACCGTGATCGCCGTGGTGGTGGCGGCGTGTGGCAGCTCCAATCCCCTCGGGGGCGGTGAGATCTCCGGTGACCTGAAATCGATCAAGGTGGGGTCCGCGGATTTCACCGAGTCGAAGATCCTCGCCGAGATCTATGCGCAGGCACTGGAGGCCAATGGTTTCACGATCTCGCGCCAATTCGGGATCGGCAGCCGGGAGACCTACATTCCGGCGGTGCAGGACCATTCGATCGACCTGATCCCCGAATACACGGGAAACCTGCTGCAGTACTTCGACCCGGACAGTGGCGCGACGACGCCGGACTCGGTGCTGCTGGAACTCTTGCGGGTGCTTCCGGGTGCGCTGTCGATCCTCTATCCGTCGCCGGCGGAGGACAAGGACACCCTCGCGGTGTCCGAGGCGACGGCGCAACGGTGGAACCTCAAGTCGATCGCTGATCTCGCTGCGCACTCGGCGGAGGTGAAAGTCGGTGGGCCGTCGGAGTTTCAGACCCGGCAGACCGGGCTGGTGGGCCTCAAGCAGAAGTACGGGCTGGACATCGCGCCGGTGAACTTCGTCGCCATCAGCGACGGGGGAGGGCCCGCGACGGTCAAGGCGCTGACCGACGGAACCGTCACCGCCGCCAACATCTTCAGCACCTCCCCGGCCATCGAGCAGAACAATCTGGTGGTGCTGGAGGACCCGGAAAACGCGTTCCTGGCCGCGAACGTGGTGCCGCTGGTCGCGTCGCAGAAGATGTCCGACGAACTCAAGACCGTGCTCGACGCCGTCAGCGCGAAGTTGACCACCGAGGCGCTCATCGCGTTGAACACCTCGGTGGAGGGAAACCGGGGGATCGACCCGGATGAGGCGGCGGCCGGCTGGATCTCCGACAACGGCTTCGACGAACCCCTCGGGAAGTAG
- a CDS encoding CsbD family protein, which yields MGADDKASNKIDDLGGKAKEGMGKLTGDKSTENEGKLDQAKSSLKDAGEKVKDAFKK from the coding sequence ATGGGTGCCGACGACAAGGCAAGCAACAAGATCGACGACCTCGGCGGTAAGGCCAAGGAAGGCATGGGCAAGCTCACCGGTGACAAGAGCACCGAGAACGAGGGCAAGCTCGACCAGGCCAAGTCCAGCCTCAAAGACGCCGGCGAGAAGGTCAAGGACGCGTTCAAGAAGTAA
- a CDS encoding ABC transporter permease produces the protein MNFLQEALTFIFTAANWGGPAGLTARILEHLQYTVIAVVFSALIAVPLGMLIGHTGRGTFLVVTGVNALRALPTLGVLLLGVLLWGLGLVPPTIALMLLGIPPLLAGTYSGIANVDRDVVDAARSMGMTESRILLRVETPNALPLILGGLRTATLQVVATATVAAYASLGGLGRYLIDGIKVREFYLALVGALMVTALALILDALLAFAVWASVPGTGRLRGRSSIPQPFLGDEVALESRPQGGSRHDSRARHGAAGPSPTVEA, from the coding sequence ATGAACTTCCTGCAGGAAGCGCTGACGTTCATCTTCACCGCGGCCAACTGGGGCGGGCCCGCCGGGCTGACCGCGCGCATTCTGGAGCACCTGCAGTACACCGTGATCGCGGTGGTGTTCTCGGCGCTGATCGCGGTGCCGCTCGGGATGCTGATCGGGCACACGGGCCGCGGCACGTTCCTGGTCGTCACCGGGGTGAACGCGCTGCGGGCGCTGCCCACGCTCGGGGTGCTGCTGCTCGGGGTGCTGCTGTGGGGGCTCGGGCTGGTCCCGCCGACGATCGCGCTGATGCTGCTGGGCATCCCGCCGCTGCTGGCCGGCACCTACTCGGGCATCGCGAACGTCGACCGCGACGTCGTCGACGCCGCCCGGTCGATGGGGATGACCGAGTCGCGGATCCTGCTGCGGGTGGAGACCCCGAACGCATTGCCACTGATCCTCGGCGGGCTGCGGACGGCGACCCTGCAGGTCGTGGCGACCGCCACCGTCGCGGCGTACGCGAGCCTGGGCGGGTTGGGCCGCTACCTGATCGACGGCATCAAGGTCCGGGAGTTCTACCTCGCCCTGGTCGGCGCGCTGATGGTCACCGCGCTGGCACTGATCCTGGACGCGCTACTGGCGTTCGCGGTGTGGGCGTCGGTGCCGGGCACCGGCCGGTTGCGCGGGCGGTCCTCGATCCCGCAGCCGTTCCTCGGTGACGAGGTCGCGCTGGAATCACGGCCGCAAGGCGGTTCGAGGCACGATTCCCGAGCCCGCCACGGAGCGGCGGGCCCGTCGCCTACGGTAGAGGCATGA
- a CDS encoding lipopolysaccharide assembly protein LapA domain-containing protein has protein sequence MTSDPFASSDQPAVGAPGPPPPGTSPPPRQSAVHRTRAAALWAALTLGFIILIILLIFIAQNTDSAEFAFLGWHWSLPLGVAILFAAVAGGLVTVAVGAVRMFQLRRAAKRNLKGGV, from the coding sequence ATGACCAGCGATCCTTTCGCGTCGTCCGACCAGCCCGCGGTCGGCGCACCGGGGCCCCCGCCGCCGGGGACCTCACCACCACCGCGCCAGTCCGCGGTGCACCGCACCCGAGCCGCAGCGCTCTGGGCAGCGCTGACCTTGGGATTCATCATCCTGATCATCCTGCTCATCTTCATCGCGCAGAACACCGACTCGGCGGAGTTCGCGTTCCTCGGCTGGCACTGGAGCCTGCCGTTGGGCGTCGCGATCCTGTTCGCCGCGGTGGCCGGCGGCCTGGTGACCGTCGCCGTGGGCGCGGTTCGGATGTTCCAGCTGCGCCGCGCGGCCAAGAGGAACCTCAAGGGCGGCGTGTAG